Proteins co-encoded in one Pocillopora verrucosa isolate sample1 chromosome 1, ASM3666991v2, whole genome shotgun sequence genomic window:
- the LOC131795020 gene encoding fructose-1-phosphate phosphatase YqaB-like, whose protein sequence is MPLPAEVKGLIFDCDGTLLDTMPLHWKAWCAICKETGLKFDKESFFALAGVPGREIIRELANQQGINLDPHEVYARKRSFFLKGLQSVKIIPCVVRFVLEARRLGIPTAVASGSSRVQVEQALIEAGIRDLFDEIVGNEDYQNAKPHPDAFLTAAERLGINPHDCWAFEDSDIGIEAIKRANFAKFVDVRLLEGYPVEGRLESKG, encoded by the exons ATGCCATTACCCGCAGAGGTTAAAGGGCTGATATTTGATTGTGACGGGACATTGCTGGATACGATGCCTTTACACTGGAAGGCTTGGTGTGCAATCTGCAAGGAAACTGGTTTAAAGTTTGACAAGGAGAGCTTCTTCGCTCTTGCAGGAGTACCTGGGAGAGAGATTATTCGCGAACTAGCAAACCAGCAAGGGATCAATTTAGATCCTCACGAAGTGTACGCTAGGAAGCGATCTTTCTTCCTCAAAGGACTACAATCTGTGAAAATAATTCCTTGCGTTGTACGCTTTGTTTTGGAGGCTCGACGACTTGGTATTCCAACAGCAGTAGCATCAGGGAGTTCCCGTGTTCAAGTCGAACAAG CTCTGATAGAAGCTGGGATTCGTGACTTGTTCGACGAAATTGTTGGAAACGAAGATTATCAGAATGCGAAACCTCATCCTGACGCATTCCTTACAGCTGCAGAAAGATTGGGTATAAACCCTCACGACTGCTGGGCGTTTGAAGACTC GGACATTGGAATTGAAGCAATAAAAAGAGCTAACTTTGCCAAATTTGTGGATGTGCGGCTTCTAGAGGGGTATCCTGTGGAAGGTAGACTTGAAAGTAAAGGCTAG
- the LOC131795028 gene encoding fructose-1-phosphate phosphatase YqaB-like has protein sequence MIPDSSSIPAEVKALVFDCDGTLVDTMPIHWRAWCKICKETGLVFHKTDFYTLAGVPGKKIINILAKQQGIKLDPFVIYDRKRKYFLEGLTSVAPIPCVVRIAREAQRLGIPIAVASGSSRTQVQKALRLAGIDNLFDVVLGNEDYKEHKPKPDAFITAASRLGVKPEECWGFEDTDIGLEALRQAGYHRITDVRQMEGYPVRTDENGLAITNHSTEFRTQRYRAFTT, from the exons ATGATTCCTGATTCTAGTTCTATACCCGCAGAAGTAAAAGCCCTGGTTTTCGACTGCGATGGTACTCTTGTGGATACAATGCCAATTCATTGGAGGGCTTGGTGTAAAATCTGCAAAGAGACAGGACTCGTTTTCCACAAAACCGACTTCTACACGCTAGCGGGAGTACCCGGAAAGAAGATTATCAACATTCTGGCCAAACAACAGGGAATCAAACTTGATCCGTTCGTTATTTACGACAGAAAAAGGAAGTACTTTCTTGAAGGATTAACGTCCGTTGCCCCCATTCCATGTGTTGTACGAATCGCTCGAGAAGCTCAAAGATTGGGAATCCCAATCGCTGTTGCTTCGGGAAGTTCGCGCACCCAAGTTCAAAAAG CCCTGAGACTAGCTGGGATTGACAACCTATTTGATGTAGTGCTTGGAAATGAAGATTATAAAGAACACAAACCTAAACCAGATGCATTTATCACAGCAGCCAGTAGACTTGGCGTCAAACCTGAGGAATGCTGGGGCTTCGAAGACAC ggaTATTGGCCTTGAAGCATTAAGACAAGCTGGATACCACAGGATAACAGATGTACGGCAAATGGAAGGATATCCAGTCAGGACAGATGAAAATGGGCTAGCAATAACAAATCACAGCACAGAATTTCGTACTCAAAGATATAGAGCCTTTACAACTTAA
- the LOC131795019 gene encoding DDRGK domain-containing protein 1, which produces MAVVNAAVIWLIIAAVVGIILLIATFVANRNKKKNKKGTSRQPDQVDNVREVGGARRRGRTARSLMTSRRVHDDDDDEDDDDYEGTESYSMGFDNQMPVGKIGAKKQRKLEMKEEKRQLREQMEAEREDKKQREALRDEERKRQEARRRKEEERLEEEERKRKEEQEQKEHEEYLLLKEQFTVEEEGVGETAEESEALLEEFVNYIKTNKVVLLEELACQFGLRTQDAIDRLQALQEMERITGVTDDRGKFIYISPEELQAVAKFIKQRGRVTISELAESSNTLINLQTDKSHTDSTPLAQVTA; this is translated from the exons ATGGCGGTGGTTAACGCGGCAGTAATTTGGCTGATAATAGCGGCTGTTGTGGGGATAATTTTACTCATAGCTACTTTTGTGGCGAAcagaaacaagaagaaaaataagaaag GTACATCTAGACAACCAGACCAAGTAGACAATGTTAGGGAAGTTGGTGGAGCAAGGAGACGTGGAAGAACAGCTCGTTCACTCATGACATCCAGAAGGGtgcatgatgatgatgatgatgaagatgatgacgatTATGAAG GGACAGAAAGTTACTCCATGGGGTTTGATAATCAGATGCCTGTGGGAAAAATTGgagcaaaaaaacaaaggaaacttgagATGAAAGAGGAGAAGAGACAACTCAGAGAG CAAATGGAAGCGGAGAGAGAAGACAAAAAGCAACGGGAAGCATTACGTGATGAAGAAAGGAAGAGACAAGAAgcaagaaggagaaaagaagaagaacgACTG GAAGAAGAGGAGCGCAAGAGAAAAGAGGAACAAGAACAGAAAGAACATGAAGAATATCTGTTGTTAAAAGAACAGTTTACAGTGGAAGAGGAAGGTGTTGGTGAGACAGCAGAAGAA TCTGAAGCACTTCTGGAAGAATTTGTGAACTACATAAAG ACTAACAAAGTGGTGTTGTTGGAGGAGCTAGCTTGTCAGTTTGGTCTTCGCACTCAAGATGCTATTGACCGACTACAAGCTTTACAGGAAATGGAAAGGATAACAG GAGTGACAGATGATCGGGGGAAGTTCATTTACATATCCCCTGAAGAATTGCAAGCTGTAGCTAAGTTCATCAAGCAACGAGGAAGAGTGACGATCAGTGAACTTGCAGAAAGCAGCAACACACTTATCAATCTACAGACAGATAAGTCTCACACAGATTCTACACCATTGGCTCAAGTAACAGCATAA